A section of the Phoenix dactylifera cultivar Barhee BC4 unplaced genomic scaffold, palm_55x_up_171113_PBpolish2nd_filt_p 000609F, whole genome shotgun sequence genome encodes:
- the LOC120106705 gene encoding probable trehalose-phosphate phosphatase 6, producing MTKQNVVVPEAMAISVAAVANSSPLFTYPPPRSGFGAGVAGGFALKINAWVESMKASSPTHAKAAAALAAAPSVGAQEEHATWIMRHPSALSKFEQIISASREKQIVMFLDYDGTLSPIVDDPDSAFMSEAMRDAVRNLARYFPTAIVSGRCRDKVYKFVKLAELYYAGSHGMDIKGPARGPRYRKAKAKSVLFQPASDFLPMITEVYNVLFEKTKSTPGAKVENNKFCVSVHYRCVDEKSWSVLAEQVKSVLKEYPKLRLTQGRKVLEIRPTIKWDKGKALEFLLESLGFADCNDVLPVYIGDDRTDEDAFKVLRDRGQGFGILVSKFPKETNASYSLREPSEVMDFLLRLVEWKRLSLKARPRVSIGI from the exons ATGACGAAGCAGAATGTGGTGGTGCCGGAGGCCATGGCCATCTCGGTGGCTGCCGTGGCCAACTCGTCGCCGCTCTTCACTTATCCGCCGCCGCGAAGCGGCTTCGGCGCCGGCGTCGCCGGCGGGTTTGCTCTGAAGATCAATGCCTGGGTTGAGTCCATGAAGGCCTCCTCCCCCACCCACGCCAAGGCCGCCGccgccctcgccgccgcccCGTCCGTCGGCGCACAGGAAGAACATGCCACCTGGATT ATGCGGCACCCTTCGGCTCTGAGCAAATTTGAACAGATCATCAGCGCCTCTAGAGAGAAGCAGATTGTGATGTTCTTGGACTACGATGGAACGCTCTCTCCCATCGTCGACGACCCCGACTCGGCTTTCATGTCCGAAGCG ATGAGAGATGCGGTGAGGAATCTCGCTCGGTACTTCCCCACGGCGATCGTCAGTGGGCGGTGCCGAGACAAG GTGTATAAGTTCGTGAAGCTGGCAGAGTTATACTACGCTGGTAGCCATGGCATGGACATCAAAGGCCCGGCCAGAGGACCCAGATACAGGAAAGCTAAG GCCAAGTCAGTTCTCTTTCAACCAGCTAGTGACTTCCTCCCCATGATAACTGAG GTTTATAATGTCCTGTTCGAGAAAACCAAATCCACCCCTGGTGCCAAGGTGGAGAACAACAAGTTCTGTGTGTCCGTCCACTACAGATGTGTAGATGAAAAG AGTTGGAGCGTATTGGCTGAGCAGGTGAAGTCAGTGCTCAAGGAATACCCCAAGTTGCGGCTCACCCAAGGCAGAAAG GTCCTGGAGATTAGACCAACTATTAAATGGGACAAAGGGAAGGCCCTGGAGTTCTTGTTGGAGTCTCTTG GATTTGCCGACTGCAACGACGTGTTGCCGGTGTACATCGGAGATGATCGCACCGATGAAGATGCTTTCAAG GTCTTGCGTGATAGGGGACAAGGTTTTGGTATCCTTGTTTCCAAGTTCCCAAAGGAGACAAATGCCTCCTACTCTCTCCGAGAGCCCTCTGAG GTTATGGACTTTTTACTTCGCCTAGTGGAGTGGAAGCGCCTTTCTTTGAAAGCTCGGCCGAGGGTGTCAATAGGAATATGA